One segment of Dissulfurirhabdus thermomarina DNA contains the following:
- the tsaE gene encoding tRNA (adenosine(37)-N6)-threonylcarbamoyltransferase complex ATPase subunit type 1 TsaE: MTRLRLPDEAATLRLAARIAALLGPGDVVLLSGDLGAGKTFFTKALAAEMGIDPAEVTSPSFALIHEHRGRLPLVHADLYRLGPGVDPADIGLDDHLDGQAVVVVEWAEHLPREAVDEALEIRLRWTGPASREAELAPRGEGWHRRLEGLFPRRPDAEENGGAGPGPPA, translated from the coding sequence GTGACCCGGCTCCGCCTCCCGGACGAGGCGGCCACCCTGCGGCTGGCCGCCCGGATCGCCGCCCTCCTCGGGCCGGGGGACGTGGTGCTCCTTTCCGGGGACCTCGGGGCCGGAAAGACCTTTTTCACCAAGGCCCTGGCGGCGGAGATGGGCATCGACCCCGCCGAGGTGACGAGCCCCTCCTTCGCCCTGATCCACGAACACCGGGGCCGCCTCCCCCTGGTCCACGCCGACCTCTACCGCCTGGGCCCCGGGGTGGACCCGGCCGACATCGGCCTCGACGACCACCTCGACGGGCAGGCGGTGGTGGTCGTAGAGTGGGCGGAGCACCTCCCGCGGGAGGCGGTGGACGAGGCCCTGGAGATCCGGCTCCGATGGACGGGCCCCGCCTCCCGCGAAGCGGAGCTGGCGCCGAGGGGCGAAGGGTGGCACCGGCGCCTCGAGGGACTCTTCCCCCGGCGGCCGGATGCCGAAGAGAACGGGGGAGCGGGCCCTGGACCGCCGGCCTGA
- a CDS encoding ABC transporter ATP-binding protein, translating to MKTEEAGMAGAAEPVVEVVGLRKDFGERQAVRGIDFRIHAGECVGLLGPNGAGKTTTIHVLLGLVRKTAGEVRVFGMPVPSRLRHIKLRTGVTPQADNLDPDLTVLENLLTYAAYFDVPARTARGRAEELLDFFALDGYRDEIIQHLSGGQRRRLLLARALINAPDLVILDEPTIGLDPQARHLIWDRLDALRARGTPMLLTSHYMEEVERLSSRVLIMDHGRIVARGEPRQMVRDLLGQEVVEVTGTEAELDGLLAAIAPCDVTTERLPGRLFVFTRAACPELEARIRPMKHWVRRPAGLEDLFIHLTGRTLRETA from the coding sequence GTGAAGACGGAAGAAGCGGGCATGGCGGGGGCCGCGGAACCGGTGGTGGAGGTGGTGGGGCTCCGGAAGGACTTCGGCGAGCGCCAGGCGGTGCGGGGCATCGACTTCCGGATCCACGCCGGGGAGTGCGTGGGCCTCCTCGGCCCGAACGGCGCCGGCAAGACCACCACCATCCACGTCCTGCTGGGCCTCGTGCGAAAGACCGCCGGCGAGGTCCGGGTCTTCGGGATGCCCGTGCCCAGCCGCCTGCGCCACATCAAGCTCCGGACCGGGGTCACGCCCCAGGCCGACAACCTCGACCCGGACCTCACGGTCCTCGAAAACCTCCTCACCTACGCCGCCTACTTCGACGTGCCGGCCCGGACCGCCCGCGGGCGGGCGGAGGAGCTCCTGGACTTCTTCGCCCTGGACGGCTACCGCGACGAGATCATCCAGCATCTGTCCGGCGGGCAGCGGCGCCGCCTCCTCCTCGCCCGCGCCCTCATCAACGCCCCGGACCTCGTCATCCTGGACGAGCCCACCATCGGGCTCGACCCCCAGGCCCGCCACCTCATCTGGGACCGCCTGGACGCCCTGCGCGCCCGGGGGACGCCCATGCTGCTCACCAGCCACTACATGGAAGAGGTGGAACGGCTCAGCAGCCGGGTCCTCATCATGGACCACGGGCGGATCGTGGCCCGGGGCGAGCCCCGGCAGATGGTGCGGGACCTCCTGGGCCAAGAGGTGGTGGAGGTGACGGGGACGGAGGCGGAACTCGACGGCCTGCTCGCGGCCATCGCCCCCTGCGACGTCACCACCGAGCGCCTGCCCGGCCGGCTCTTCGTCTTCACCCGCGCCGCCTGCCCCGAGCTCGAGGCCCGGATCCGCCCCATGAAGCACTGGGTGCGGCGCCCGGCCGGGCTCGAGGACCTCTTCATCCACCTCACCGGCCGGACCCTCCGGGAGACCGCATGA
- the pyrR gene encoding bifunctional pyr operon transcriptional regulator/uracil phosphoribosyltransferase PyrR: MTPSPKEIIDAAGVEAALTRMAREIVDTHAELDGLALIGIRTGGVPLAERLRQRIAALTGTPVPTGILDITLYRDDWSRLSHHPIIRKTEIPFSIDDKDIVLVDDVLYTGRTIRAALDALSDLGRPRTIKLAVLVDRGWRELPIQADYVGTAVETQVDEHVDVFLQETHGRDAVVLQPEGA; the protein is encoded by the coding sequence GTGACCCCATCCCCCAAGGAAATCATCGACGCCGCCGGCGTGGAGGCGGCCCTCACCCGCATGGCCCGGGAGATCGTCGACACCCACGCGGAACTCGACGGCCTCGCCCTCATCGGGATCCGCACCGGCGGTGTCCCCCTGGCCGAGCGCCTGCGCCAGCGGATCGCCGCCCTCACCGGCACGCCCGTCCCCACGGGCATCCTCGACATCACCCTCTACCGGGACGACTGGAGCCGGCTGAGTCACCACCCCATCATCCGGAAGACGGAGATCCCCTTCTCCATCGACGACAAGGACATCGTCCTCGTGGACGACGTCCTCTACACCGGGCGCACCATCCGGGCGGCCCTGGACGCCCTCTCCGACCTCGGCCGCCCCCGCACCATCAAGCTCGCGGTCCTCGTGGACCGGGGGTGGCGAGAGCTTCCCATCCAGGCCGACTACGTGGGAACGGCCGTGGAGACGCAGGTGGACGAGCACGTCGACGTCTTCCTCCAGGAGACCCATGGGCGCGACGCCGTGGTCCTCCAGCCCGAAGGCGCCTGA
- the fusA gene encoding elongation factor G — MAQRTHIQKIRNIGIIAHIDAGKTTLTERVLFYTGKTHKIGEVHDGQAVMDWMPEEQERGITITSAVTTCYWREHEIHIIDTPGHVDFTMEVERSLRVLDGAVGVFCAVGGVEPQSETVWHQADKYRVPKMAFVNKMDRLGADFWNVVDQMKERLGAHPLVLTLPYGAEEDFQGVFDVVRGTWIAWDEASQGMHFEERPVPEDRREEVARARESLLEALSEVDDAILERYLGEEEIPEADIHAAVRRACIGLKGVPVFCGSALRNKGVQPVLDGVVRYLPSPVDIPPVKGEDPKTGAEVERPPRDKAPLAALAFKVQMDQGRKLTYVRVYSGMLKAGGEFLNPGKGIRERAARLLLMHANKRERVQEAGAGSIVGVMGLKETTTGDTLCDPEHPVLLEPIDFYKPVISVAIEPKTTGDQDKVDLALSKLAEEDPTFHVRLDEDTGQTIVSGMGELHLEVLMHRLVREFNAPVNVGRPQVVYRETIQREARLEGCFDKEIGGTRQRAAVTVRVAPRERGAGNRVESRLPEGALPEGYEPLVLEVLTQGLDGGVLRGYPMVDVEVRLEAARFEEGLSTEIAFRAAASVALREALEAAGPVLLEPVMRLEITVPESFMGEVIGDINARHGKVEEIGPRGAVQVIRATAPLSRLFGYSTELRSLTQGRGTFTMVFSHYEPVE, encoded by the coding sequence ATGGCACAGAGAACGCACATCCAAAAGATCCGCAACATCGGGATCATCGCCCACATCGATGCCGGAAAGACCACCCTCACCGAGCGCGTCCTCTTCTATACCGGCAAGACCCACAAGATCGGCGAGGTCCACGACGGCCAGGCCGTCATGGACTGGATGCCCGAGGAACAGGAGCGGGGCATCACCATCACCTCGGCGGTCACCACCTGCTACTGGCGGGAGCACGAGATCCACATCATCGACACCCCTGGGCACGTGGACTTCACCATGGAGGTGGAGCGATCCCTCCGGGTCCTCGACGGGGCGGTGGGCGTCTTCTGCGCCGTGGGAGGGGTCGAACCCCAGTCCGAGACGGTCTGGCACCAGGCCGACAAGTACCGGGTCCCCAAGATGGCCTTCGTGAACAAGATGGACCGGCTCGGGGCCGACTTCTGGAACGTGGTGGACCAGATGAAGGAGCGGCTCGGGGCCCATCCCCTGGTCCTCACCCTGCCCTACGGGGCCGAGGAGGACTTCCAGGGGGTCTTCGACGTGGTCCGGGGGACGTGGATCGCCTGGGACGAGGCCAGCCAGGGGATGCACTTCGAGGAGCGGCCCGTCCCGGAGGACCGGCGGGAGGAGGTGGCCCGGGCCCGGGAATCGCTTCTCGAGGCCCTCTCCGAGGTGGACGACGCCATTCTGGAACGGTACCTGGGGGAGGAGGAGATCCCGGAGGCCGACATCCATGCCGCCGTCCGCCGGGCCTGCATCGGGCTCAAGGGCGTCCCGGTCTTCTGCGGGTCGGCCCTCCGGAACAAGGGGGTGCAGCCGGTTCTGGACGGCGTGGTCCGGTATCTGCCGAGCCCGGTGGACATCCCGCCCGTCAAGGGGGAGGATCCGAAGACCGGGGCGGAGGTCGAACGTCCGCCCCGGGACAAGGCGCCTCTGGCGGCCCTGGCCTTCAAGGTGCAGATGGACCAGGGGCGCAAGCTCACCTACGTGCGGGTCTATTCCGGCATGCTGAAGGCCGGCGGCGAGTTCTTGAATCCCGGCAAGGGGATCCGGGAGCGGGCGGCCCGCCTCCTCCTCATGCACGCCAACAAACGGGAGCGGGTCCAGGAGGCCGGGGCCGGGTCCATCGTCGGGGTCATGGGCCTCAAGGAGACCACCACCGGCGACACCCTCTGCGACCCCGAGCATCCGGTGCTCCTCGAGCCCATCGATTTCTACAAGCCCGTCATCTCCGTGGCCATCGAGCCCAAGACCACCGGCGACCAGGACAAGGTGGACCTCGCCCTCTCCAAGCTGGCCGAGGAGGACCCCACCTTCCACGTGCGCCTCGACGAGGACACCGGCCAGACCATCGTCTCGGGCATGGGGGAGCTGCACCTCGAGGTGCTGATGCACCGGCTCGTCCGGGAGTTCAACGCCCCGGTGAACGTGGGGCGGCCCCAGGTGGTGTACCGGGAGACCATCCAGCGGGAGGCGCGTCTCGAGGGCTGCTTCGACAAGGAGATCGGCGGCACCCGTCAGCGGGCCGCGGTGACCGTTCGGGTGGCGCCCCGGGAGCGGGGGGCGGGCAACCGGGTGGAGAGCCGGCTGCCCGAGGGCGCGCTCCCGGAGGGCTACGAGCCCCTGGTGCTCGAGGTGCTCACCCAGGGCCTGGACGGTGGCGTCCTCCGGGGGTACCCCATGGTGGACGTGGAGGTCCGGCTCGAGGCCGCCCGTTTCGAGGAGGGGCTTTCCACCGAGATCGCCTTCCGGGCGGCGGCCTCCGTGGCGCTCCGGGAGGCCCTGGAGGCGGCGGGGCCGGTGCTCCTCGAACCGGTGATGCGGCTCGAGATCACGGTGCCGGAGAGCTTCATGGGCGAGGTCATCGGCGACATCAACGCCCGGCACGGCAAGGTGGAGGAGATCGGTCCCCGGGGCGCGGTCCAGGTGATCCGGGCCACGGCGCCGCTCTCCCGGCTCTTCGGCTACTCCACCGAGCTCCGGTCCCTCACGCAGGGCCGGGGTACCTTCACCATGGTCTTCAGCCACTACGAGCCCGTGGAATAG
- the pdxA gene encoding 4-hydroxythreonine-4-phosphate dehydrogenase PdxA: MTPRALPPLGLTMGCPAGVGPEVVLKAFARRPGWRGRRAPVVLGDPGVLRRTAAALGLPFRPHPWRPGDAPPAGAIPVVEVTRLGPGDFRTGTPNAATGAASHAYVLEGLRRIRAGELSGIVTAPISKLGLRLAGIPFPGHTEILADFTGCRRYAMMLSGRRLRVVLCTIHCALAEVPGRLDTGRVLETIRLADQALRCDFGLERPRVAVAGLNPHAGEAGMFGDEEERIIGPAVAAARAEGIDASGPHPPDTVFYLASRGRFDVVVAQYHDQGLIPLKLLHFRDGVNVTLGLPLVRTSVDHGTAYDIAGTGAADPSSLLAAVATARTMVRHRRRAGGRP, from the coding sequence GTGACCCCGCGCGCGTTGCCCCCGCTGGGCCTCACCATGGGCTGCCCCGCGGGCGTCGGTCCCGAGGTCGTCCTCAAGGCCTTCGCCCGCCGGCCCGGCTGGCGCGGCCGGCGGGCCCCCGTGGTCCTCGGCGACCCCGGGGTCCTCCGGCGGACCGCGGCGGCCCTCGGCCTTCCCTTCCGGCCCCATCCCTGGCGCCCGGGGGACGCCCCCCCGGCCGGGGCGATCCCCGTGGTCGAGGTGACGCGGCTCGGCCCCGGCGACTTCCGGACCGGCACCCCCAACGCCGCCACCGGGGCCGCCTCCCACGCCTACGTCCTGGAAGGACTCCGGCGAATCCGGGCGGGGGAGCTTTCCGGGATCGTCACCGCCCCCATCAGCAAGCTCGGCCTCCGCCTGGCGGGGATCCCGTTCCCGGGCCACACAGAGATCCTCGCCGACTTTACGGGCTGCCGGCGGTATGCCATGATGCTGTCCGGGCGGCGCCTCCGGGTGGTGCTCTGCACCATCCACTGCGCCCTCGCCGAGGTGCCCGGCCGGCTCGACACCGGCCGGGTCCTCGAGACCATCCGGCTGGCGGACCAAGCCCTCCGGTGCGACTTCGGCCTCGAGCGGCCGAGGGTGGCCGTGGCCGGGCTCAATCCCCACGCCGGGGAGGCGGGCATGTTCGGCGACGAGGAGGAACGGATCATCGGGCCCGCGGTGGCCGCGGCCCGGGCCGAGGGTATCGACGCCTCGGGCCCCCACCCCCCCGACACGGTCTTCTACCTCGCCAGCCGGGGGCGCTTCGACGTGGTGGTGGCCCAGTACCACGACCAGGGCCTCATCCCGCTCAAGCTCCTCCACTTCCGGGACGGGGTGAACGTCACCCTGGGGCTCCCCCTGGTCCGAACCTCCGTGGACCACGGAACCGCCTACGACATCGCCGGCACCGGCGCCGCCGACCCGTCGAGCCTGCTGGCCGCCGTGGCCACGGCGCGCACCATGGTTCGCCACCGCCGCCGCGCCGGAGGGCGGCCGTGA
- a CDS encoding dTDP-4-dehydrorhamnose 3,5-epimerase family protein: MKDTFCDGDISGVIVRRLARHEDPRGWLCEVFRRDEIAPEHLPAMAYVSLTHPGVARGPHAHRDQTDLFGFVGPGTFRVRLWDAREGSPSRGARMEILAGEEAPTVVIVPPGVVHGYRNVGEGPGLVFNCPNRLYAGEGRREPVDEIRYEDDPDSPFPL, translated from the coding sequence ATGAAGGACACCTTCTGCGACGGCGACATCTCCGGGGTCATCGTCCGCCGCCTGGCCCGGCACGAGGACCCGAGGGGCTGGCTGTGCGAGGTCTTCCGGCGCGATGAGATCGCCCCCGAGCACCTGCCGGCGATGGCCTACGTCTCTCTCACACATCCCGGCGTGGCCCGGGGCCCCCACGCCCACCGGGACCAGACCGACCTCTTCGGCTTCGTCGGCCCCGGCACCTTCCGGGTCCGGCTCTGGGACGCCCGGGAAGGGAGCCCCTCCCGCGGAGCCCGGATGGAGATCCTGGCCGGGGAGGAGGCCCCTACGGTGGTGATCGTGCCGCCGGGGGTGGTCCACGGCTACCGGAACGTGGGGGAGGGGCCGGGCCTCGTCTTCAACTGTCCCAACCGGCTCTACGCGGGCGAGGGCCGGCGGGAGCCCGTGGACGAGATCCGCTACGAGGATGACCCGGACTCCCCCTTCCCGCTCTAG
- a CDS encoding YcaO-like family protein codes for MLHDSYKESGAGYDKVCTPEETLRWVRERFRRAGLPVLRDVERIDKGRLGIPVYVSLYAAEATRLTGTAKQMGKGATPAQAECSAVMELVERYSLFSFLREGRRPLARWSEVDGRAVSKEDLFRALHDPLEEPGAVARAEELLDLLPLEWVTAYDPLARTAGRLPWSWFWPINEYNGSAAGNSLAEAAVQALSEVVERHVCSLVTFDRRTTPTIDPASVRGETARGLLRCFERVGVEVHLKDFSLGYGIPTVGAIAWDPATFPRRSEIVYTAGTSPDPERALIRALTEVAQLAGDFDTDGKYVESGLPLFATLDEAGYVLEAPAVVGLDALPSCASRNFREEVERAAADLLGHGLPVRVVDVTHPALGVPVTYVVAPGTHFRDRTRGVSVAYHGARVAAALPDPRAALAVLDRIEALYPESYEAAFYRGHAMERAGDYSAALRQYEKALALGPAESDRASVHCHRGLCHKELGDYARAEAELELARDLNPGLKEVHNLLGFCRYKQGRYLEAVEAFEAAVALDPASAIDYANIGTNLRMLGLAAAARRWYEMALEIDPDLDLARQGLAKLAEAA; via the coding sequence ATGCTGCACGACAGCTACAAGGAAAGCGGCGCCGGCTACGACAAGGTCTGTACCCCGGAGGAGACCCTCCGGTGGGTCCGGGAGCGGTTCCGCCGGGCGGGCCTTCCCGTCCTCCGCGACGTGGAACGCATCGACAAGGGGCGGCTCGGGATCCCCGTCTACGTGAGCCTCTACGCCGCGGAGGCCACCCGGCTCACGGGCACCGCCAAGCAGATGGGAAAGGGCGCCACCCCGGCCCAGGCCGAGTGCAGCGCCGTCATGGAGCTCGTGGAGCGCTACAGCCTCTTCTCCTTCCTCCGGGAGGGCCGCCGCCCCCTGGCCCGCTGGAGCGAGGTGGACGGGCGGGCCGTCTCCAAGGAGGACCTCTTCCGCGCCCTCCATGATCCCCTGGAGGAACCGGGGGCGGTGGCGCGGGCCGAGGAGCTGCTCGATCTGCTCCCCCTCGAGTGGGTGACGGCCTACGATCCCCTGGCCCGGACCGCGGGACGGCTCCCCTGGTCCTGGTTCTGGCCCATCAACGAGTACAACGGGTCCGCCGCGGGGAATTCCCTCGCCGAGGCCGCCGTCCAGGCCCTCTCCGAGGTGGTGGAACGCCACGTCTGCTCCCTGGTGACCTTCGACCGGCGGACCACCCCCACCATCGACCCGGCCTCCGTGCGCGGGGAGACGGCCCGGGGGCTCCTCCGCTGCTTCGAGCGCGTGGGCGTCGAGGTGCACCTCAAGGACTTCTCCCTCGGCTACGGCATCCCCACCGTGGGGGCCATCGCCTGGGATCCCGCCACCTTTCCCCGCCGGAGCGAGATCGTCTACACCGCCGGAACCTCGCCGGACCCGGAGCGGGCACTCATCCGGGCGCTGACCGAGGTGGCGCAGTTGGCGGGGGATTTCGACACCGACGGGAAATACGTGGAGAGCGGGCTGCCGCTCTTCGCCACCCTGGACGAGGCCGGCTACGTCCTGGAGGCCCCCGCGGTGGTGGGGCTCGATGCCCTGCCGTCCTGCGCCTCGCGCAACTTCCGCGAGGAGGTGGAGCGGGCCGCCGCCGACCTCCTGGGCCACGGCCTCCCCGTCCGCGTGGTGGACGTCACCCACCCGGCCCTGGGGGTGCCCGTGACCTATGTGGTGGCGCCGGGCACCCACTTCCGGGACCGCACCCGGGGGGTCTCCGTGGCCTACCACGGCGCCCGGGTGGCGGCGGCGCTGCCGGATCCCCGCGCCGCCCTGGCCGTCCTGGACCGCATCGAGGCCCTCTATCCCGAAAGCTACGAGGCGGCCTTCTACCGGGGGCACGCCATGGAACGGGCGGGGGACTACTCCGCCGCGCTCCGCCAGTACGAGAAGGCCCTGGCCCTCGGCCCGGCCGAGTCCGACCGCGCCAGCGTCCATTGTCACCGGGGACTGTGCCACAAGGAGCTCGGGGACTATGCCCGGGCCGAGGCGGAGTTGGAGCTGGCCCGGGACCTGAACCCCGGTCTCAAGGAGGTCCACAACCTCCTCGGCTTCTGCCGCTACAAGCAGGGCCGGTACCTGGAGGCCGTGGAGGCCTTCGAGGCCGCCGTGGCCCTGGACCCGGCCTCGGCCATCGACTACGCCAACATCGGGACCAATCTCCGGATGCTCGGGTTGGCGGCGGCCGCCCGCCGGTGGTACGAGATGGCCCTCGAGATCGACCCCGACCTCGATCTGGCCCGCCAGGGATTGGCCAAGCTGGCCGAGGCGGCCTAG
- a CDS encoding glucose-1-phosphate thymidylyltransferase, with translation MKALVLSGGKGTRLRPLTHTMAKQLVPVANQPILGYVMRHLAEAGLTDVGVIVAPETEAEVRSYLADGARWGLSITFIPQAEPLGLAHAVKTARPFLQDAPFVMYLGDNLLGTGLSEALARFRSEGADALIFLKEVADPRAFGVAVLDETGRIRRLVEKPKDPPSNLALVGVYLFSPRIHEAIDRIRPSWRNELEITDAIQALIEAGGKVQGEVLEGWWLDTGKKDDILAANSTVLDDYAERRILGDVDAASRIEGRVTVAAGAEIRNSTIRGPAVVGESARITDAFIGPFSSIGPGSRVVDSVVEHSVLLEGAAVEGIPRLEDSLVGRHATVRRSDGRRQALRLAVGDHCLVEI, from the coding sequence ATGAAGGCACTCGTTTTGAGCGGCGGAAAGGGGACCCGGCTCCGGCCGCTGACCCACACCATGGCCAAGCAGCTCGTGCCGGTGGCCAACCAGCCCATCCTCGGCTACGTCATGCGGCACTTGGCCGAGGCGGGGCTGACCGACGTGGGCGTCATCGTGGCGCCGGAGACCGAGGCGGAGGTCCGCTCCTACCTCGCGGACGGCGCCCGATGGGGCCTTTCCATCACCTTCATCCCGCAGGCGGAGCCCCTGGGGCTCGCCCACGCGGTCAAGACCGCCCGCCCCTTCCTGCAGGACGCCCCCTTCGTGATGTACCTCGGCGACAACCTCCTCGGCACCGGGCTTTCCGAGGCCCTGGCCCGGTTCCGGTCCGAGGGCGCCGACGCCCTGATCTTCCTGAAGGAGGTGGCGGACCCCCGGGCCTTCGGAGTGGCCGTCCTGGACGAGACAGGACGGATCCGGCGCCTGGTGGAAAAGCCCAAGGACCCCCCGTCCAACCTGGCCCTGGTGGGCGTCTACCTCTTCTCGCCCCGGATCCACGAGGCCATCGACCGCATCCGCCCCTCCTGGCGCAACGAGCTCGAGATCACCGACGCCATCCAGGCGCTCATCGAGGCCGGGGGAAAGGTGCAGGGCGAGGTCCTGGAGGGCTGGTGGCTGGACACCGGGAAGAAGGACGACATCCTCGCCGCCAACTCCACGGTCCTCGACGACTACGCCGAGCGCCGGATCCTCGGCGACGTGGACGCGGCCAGCCGCATCGAGGGACGCGTCACCGTGGCCGCCGGGGCCGAGATCCGCAACAGCACCATCCGAGGCCCCGCCGTGGTGGGGGAATCGGCCCGGATCACGGACGCCTTCATCGGCCCCTTCAGCAGCATCGGCCCCGGCAGCCGGGTGGTGGACTCCGTGGTGGAGCACTCGGTGCTCCTCGAGGGGGCGGCCGTGGAAGGCATCCCCCGGCTGGAGGACAGCCTGGTGGGGCGGCATGCCACGGTCCGCCGGAGCGACGGCCGCCGCCAGGCCCTTCGGCTCGCCGTGGGCGACCACTGCCTGGTGGAGATCTAA
- a CDS encoding biotin--[acetyl-CoA-carboxylase] ligase, with product MGATPWSSSPKAPEAGSRAEAVRRLTWIPRAGSTNELARRAAAAGAGAGCAFAAGAQDRGRGRRGRSWCSPPGHGLYLSVLVPRPEPAAWLPLVAGLAAAEAVETAAGRAGADPPLVRLKWPNDLYCRGRKIGGILCEAADRDLWVVGIGINCTTPEAIFPPEVRGRAASIASATGRAVPPGRLFRPLSRALGAWLHRLDREGPGTARAEIRRRDALAGRAVEAADWGAPDRSADRSAPLRGRAAGIDETGALVLVTGSGDRIHLVSGTLHPLEPLP from the coding sequence ATGGGCGCGACGCCGTGGTCCTCCAGCCCGAAGGCGCCTGAGGCCGGGAGCCGGGCGGAGGCCGTCCGGCGCCTGACCTGGATCCCCCGCGCCGGCTCCACCAACGAGCTCGCCCGCCGGGCGGCGGCCGCCGGGGCCGGGGCGGGCTGCGCCTTCGCGGCCGGGGCCCAGGACCGGGGTCGGGGGCGGCGCGGGCGGTCCTGGTGCTCGCCGCCGGGCCACGGGCTCTACCTCTCGGTGCTGGTGCCCCGCCCGGAGCCGGCGGCTTGGCTGCCGCTGGTGGCGGGGCTCGCCGCCGCCGAGGCCGTGGAGACCGCCGCCGGGCGGGCCGGGGCCGATCCGCCCCTCGTCCGCCTCAAGTGGCCCAACGACCTCTACTGCCGGGGGCGGAAGATCGGCGGCATCCTCTGCGAGGCCGCGGACCGGGACCTCTGGGTGGTGGGCATCGGGATCAACTGCACCACCCCGGAGGCGATCTTCCCCCCGGAGGTCCGCGGCCGGGCGGCCTCCATCGCCTCGGCCACCGGGCGGGCGGTGCCGCCCGGGCGGCTGTTCCGCCCCCTCTCCCGGGCCCTCGGCGCCTGGCTCCACCGCCTGGACCGCGAGGGCCCCGGCACCGCCAGGGCCGAGATCCGCCGCCGGGACGCCCTGGCCGGTCGGGCCGTGGAGGCCGCCGACTGGGGAGCGCCGGACCGTTCCGCCGACCGATCGGCGCCCCTTCGCGGCCGGGCGGCGGGCATCGACGAGACCGGAGCGCTGGTGCTCGTCACCGGGTCCGGGGACCGGATCCACCTCGTCAGCGGCACCCTCCACCCCCTGGAGCCCCTGCCGTGA
- a CDS encoding TusE/DsrC/DsvC family sulfur relay protein, whose product MPTVEYKGKTFEVDEDGFLTKGMEEWSEEWVEYVKEQEGISELNDDHWKIINVLQDYFKKNGIAPMVRILSKTTGYPLKKIYELFPSGPGKGACKMAGLPKPTGCV is encoded by the coding sequence ATGCCAACTGTCGAGTACAAGGGGAAGACGTTTGAGGTTGACGAGGACGGTTTCCTGACCAAGGGAATGGAAGAGTGGAGCGAGGAGTGGGTCGAGTACGTGAAGGAGCAGGAGGGTATCTCCGAGCTCAACGATGATCACTGGAAGATCATCAACGTGCTCCAGGACTACTTCAAGAAGAACGGGATCGCTCCCATGGTTCGGATCCTCTCCAAGACCACGGGGTACCCGCTCAAGAAGATCTACGAGCTCTTCCCCTCCGGACCGGGCAAGGGAGCCTGCAAGATGGCCGGGTTGCCGAAGCCGACGGGTTGCGTCTAA
- a CDS encoding ABC transporter permease: MSHRFLKVWARNARVWRKHVRASLIGNLGQPFLFLVAMGYGLGRDIPEIQGLTYLQFIAPGLVASAVMYSAAFEATYGSYTRLSTQRTFEAILMTPVTVEELALGEIAWGATKGLLSGAIMLAALPLFGVWPSAWTAALLPVLFVEGVFFAALGLIMTALAANYEFFNYFTSLLITPLFLFSGIFFPLSALHPAARRVILAMPLTHEVALARMFCYGRIEPGWPLDLAFSLSMAAAAAWAATRLLRRRLIQ; this comes from the coding sequence ATGAGCCACCGGTTCCTCAAGGTATGGGCCCGAAACGCCCGGGTCTGGCGGAAACACGTCCGGGCCAGCCTCATCGGCAACCTCGGCCAGCCCTTCCTCTTCCTGGTGGCCATGGGCTACGGGCTGGGGCGCGACATCCCGGAGATCCAGGGCCTCACCTACCTCCAGTTCATCGCCCCGGGGCTCGTGGCCTCGGCGGTCATGTACAGCGCGGCCTTCGAGGCCACCTACGGCTCCTACACACGCCTTTCCACCCAGCGGACCTTCGAGGCCATCCTCATGACCCCGGTCACGGTGGAGGAGCTGGCACTCGGCGAGATCGCCTGGGGGGCCACCAAGGGCCTCCTCTCCGGCGCCATCATGCTGGCGGCGCTCCCCCTCTTCGGGGTCTGGCCCTCGGCCTGGACCGCCGCCCTCCTTCCCGTGCTCTTCGTGGAGGGCGTCTTCTTCGCGGCCCTGGGCCTCATCATGACGGCGCTGGCCGCCAACTACGAATTCTTCAACTACTTCACCTCGCTCCTCATCACCCCGCTCTTCCTGTTCTCCGGGATCTTCTTCCCGCTCTCGGCGCTCCACCCCGCGGCCCGACGGGTCATCCTGGCCATGCCCCTCACCCACGAGGTGGCCCTGGCCCGCATGTTCTGCTACGGCCGCATCGAACCGGGCTGGCCCCTGGACCTGGCCTTCTCCCTCTCCATGGCGGCCGCCGCGGCCTGGGCCGCCACTCGCCTCCTGCGCCGGAGGCTCATCCAGTGA